One Trachemys scripta elegans isolate TJP31775 chromosome 4, CAS_Tse_1.0, whole genome shotgun sequence genomic region harbors:
- the SIRT3 gene encoding NAD-dependent protein deacetylase sirtuin-3, mitochondrial isoform X1: MSLGLRFRVAAVRNVFPAASLQGFTAWRNLWICSQRNHSRRPVGSMGGRNLPLASLGSGFIPTSGTSLQREPLECHGEMAIACGARRIQGARLVSLSTAAMGIFGIGRGGDGSGNRKLTLQDVAELIQKKECHRMVVMAGAGISTPSGIPDFRSPGSGLYSNLQQYNIPYPEAIFEIGYFFHNPKPFFTLAKELYPGNYRPNYSHYFLRLLHDKGLLLRLYTQNIDGLERVAGIPLDKLVEAHGTFATATCTACRRSYLGEDFRGDVMADKIPHCPVCTGLIKPDIVFFGEELPHRFFLHVTDFPMADVLFIIGTSLEVQPFASLADAVRSSIPRVLINRDLVGPFAYQPQYNDVALLGDVISGVEKFVELMDWKEEMQELIRRETEKLDAKDN, encoded by the exons ATGAGCCTGGGGTTACGGTTCAGAGTCGCGGCTGTTAGAAATGTGTTTCCTGCTGCGAGTCTTCAGGGATTCACGG CCTGGCGGAATCTCTGGATATGCAGTCAGAGAAATCATTCCAGGAGGCCTGTTGGCTCCATGGGGGGCAGAAATCTTCCCTTAGCTTCCTTGGGATCTGGTTTTATCCCCACAAGTGGAACTTCCCTGCAGAGGGAGCCTCTGGAATGCCATGGAGAGATGGCAATTGCCTGTGGAGCAAG AAGGATCCAGGGGGCCAGACTGGTCTCCTTATCCACTGCTGCCATGGGCATCTTTGGGATTGGCCGAGGAGGAGATGGCAGTGGAAACCGGAAGCTCACCCTGCAGGACGTGGCAGAATTAATTCAGAAGAAGGAGTGTCACCGGATGGTAGTGATGGCTGGAGCTGGGATCAGTACACCCAGCGGCATCCCAGATTTTAG GTCTCCTGGGAGTGGCCTATACAGTAACCTTCAGCAGTACAACATTCCCTATCCAGAAGCCATCTTTGAAATTGGCTACTTCTTCCACAATCCTAAGCCCTTTTTCACTTTGGCCAAGGAGTTgtaccctggcaattacaggcccaACTACTCCCATTACTTCTTGCGACTCCTGCATGACAAGGGGCTCCTTCTGCGTCTGTACACCCAGAACATTGATGGGCTGGAAAGAG TTGCTGGGATCCCTCTTGATAAGTTGGTGGAGGCTCATGGCACCTTCGCCACTGCCACATGTACCGCCTGTCGGAGATCCTACCTGGGTGAGGACTTCAGG GGAGATGTGATGGCAGACAAAATCCCCCACTGCCCAGTCTGCACTGGACTCATCAAACCTGACATTGTGTTCTTTGGAGAGGAGCTCCCACACCGGTTCTTCCTGCACGTGACAGATTTCCCCATGGCAGATGTGCTCTTTATCATTGGAACCTCCCTTGAG gTGCAGCCCTTTGCCAGTCTGGCAGATGCAGTCCGCAGCTCTATTCCTCGTGTACTGATCAATCGAGACCTGGTGGGACCATTTGCGTACCAGCCACAGTACAATGATGTGGCCCTGCTGGGAGACGTGATCAGTGGGGTGGAGAAATTTGTGGAGCTGATGGACTGGAAGGAGGAGATGCAGGAGCTAATCCGGAGGGAAACAGAAAAG CTGGATGCAAAAGACAACTAG
- the SIRT3 gene encoding NAD-dependent protein deacetylase sirtuin-3, mitochondrial isoform X2, which translates to MTRGSFCVCTPRTLMGWKEGDVMADKIPHCPVCTGLIKPDIVFFGEELPHRFFLHVTDFPMADVLFIIGTSLEVQPFASLADAVRSSIPRVLINRDLVGPFAYQPQYNDVALLGDVISGVEKFVELMDWKEEMQELIRRETEKLDAKDN; encoded by the exons ATGACAAGGGGCTCCTTCTGCGTCTGTACACCCAGAACATTGATGGGCTGGAAAGAG GGAGATGTGATGGCAGACAAAATCCCCCACTGCCCAGTCTGCACTGGACTCATCAAACCTGACATTGTGTTCTTTGGAGAGGAGCTCCCACACCGGTTCTTCCTGCACGTGACAGATTTCCCCATGGCAGATGTGCTCTTTATCATTGGAACCTCCCTTGAG gTGCAGCCCTTTGCCAGTCTGGCAGATGCAGTCCGCAGCTCTATTCCTCGTGTACTGATCAATCGAGACCTGGTGGGACCATTTGCGTACCAGCCACAGTACAATGATGTGGCCCTGCTGGGAGACGTGATCAGTGGGGTGGAGAAATTTGTGGAGCTGATGGACTGGAAGGAGGAGATGCAGGAGCTAATCCGGAGGGAAACAGAAAAG CTGGATGCAAAAGACAACTAG